Genomic DNA from Sphingobium sp. V4:
GCAGCGGATACACCCGGACAGGACCCGGCGGGCGAGGACTCGCGGATCGCTTCCCTTGAGGAGCGGATCGCAAAGGCCGAGCATGTCGAAAAGGTCAGGCAGGGGGCTACGGAGCAGCAGGCGGACGATGGGTCACGTCTGGGCAACCGGGTTCTGGCTGAACTGATCGGGGGTCTTGTCGGTGGTGCGTTGATCGGCTGGGTTCTCGACCGGCTGTTCGGCACATCCCCATGGCTCCTGCTCGTGTTCCTCGGTCTCGGGATCGTGGCGGCGTTCAGGAACATCATCAGATTGACGACGGCGAAGCGTCCCGACCAATAGGGACGCTTTTGTCATAGTCCGAAGGCTTAGACGTTACAGGGGTCAACGTGGCAGAATCCGGCAAAATCGATCCGATGCACCAGTTTGCGATCGAACCGCTGTTCGGGACGGATCATCTGTCGCTCGGCGGCTTCAACATCGCTTTCACCAACAGTGCGCTTTACATGGTGCTCGCAGCCGTGGTGCTGTGGGTGTTCGTGATTGGCGGGATGAAGCGGGAACTGGTGCCCGGCCGGTGGCAGATGGCGGTCGAATATATGACCGGCTTCATCAAGAACCTGCTGATCGCCAACATCGGCGACAAGGGGCGGAAGTATATTCCCTACGTCTTTTCGCTCTTCATGTTCATCTTGCTGGCGAACCTTTTGGGTATGCTGCCGCTGGGGCTTTTCGGGCTTCACCCCTTCACCTTCACCAGCCATTTCACCGCAACCGGCGTCCTCGCGATCATGAGCTTCTCGATCGTCCTGATCGTCGGCTTCGCCAAGCATGGCTTCCACTTCTTCTCGCTGTTCGTGCCGCACGGCACCCCGGCGCTGATGGTGGTACCGCTCTTCTTCATCGAACTCGTCTCCTTCATGGTGCGTCCGTTCAGCCTGGGCCTGCGACTGTTCGTCGCGATGACCGCCGGACACGTCCTGCTGAAGGTGCTTGCGGGCTTCGTCATCAACAGCGCCAATGCTTCGCCAGCATTGGGCCTGACCGTTGGCACCGCCAGCTTCGTCCTGATGGTCGGCATCAGCGCGCTGGAAATGCTGGTCGCGGTCATCCAGGCCTATGTGTTCGCGCTGCTGACCTCGGTCTATCTCAACGATGCCGAGAACCTGCACTGAGTTTCGATTGATTTTCCTCAACGTTTAGACAGATTTAACAAGGGAGTTTACGACATGGACGCAGAAGCCGCAAAGCTGCTCGGTGCTGGCCTGGCCGCGATCGGTGCGGGCATCGCCGCCCTCGGTGTGGGCAACGTCTTCAGCTCGTTCCTGGAAGGCGCGCTGCGCAACCCGGGCGCCGCTGACGGTCAGCAGGGCCGCCTGTTCATCGGTTTCGCCGCGGCGGAACTTCTGGGTCTGCTGGCGTTCGTCATCGCCATGATCCTGGTGTTCGTGGCCTGATCACGAATCCGGAGCGGGCAGTGCGGCGTGATCGCCGGCCCTGCCCGCTTCCCTTATTGACCGCCCTCTGATCGGACGGACCGTAACATGCCTCAAATCGCGCAAATCGCCGAAACCTATTCCAGTCAGATCTTCTGGCTGCTGGTGACGTTCGGCTTCGTCTTCTTCGTCATTGGCCTGGGCATGGTTCCCAAAGTCCAGGGCACGGCGGACGCGCGCGACGCGAAGATCAGCGGCGATCTGGATGCGGCCAAGGCGGCTTTCGCCCGTGCCGACGAAGCCGAGGCGGACTATCGCATTCGCGACGCAGAGAACCGCGCCGTTGCCCAGGCCGTGATGGCCAAGGCGAAGGCGGAGGCGGCCAAGTCTTCGGAAGCGAAGCTCGCCGCCGCGGATGCCGAGGTGGCGAACAGGATCGCTGCGGCCGAAGGCCGTATCCAGGCTGCGAGCGACGCGGCGCTGGGAGAAATCGAAACCGTCGCCGCCGATGCGGCGCGCGACATGGTGGCTCGCATTGCCGGCGTCGAAGCGTCGGAAGAAGCAGCCCGCAACGCAGTAAAGGCGGCACTGGCCCATGGCTGAGGCAGCAGCACAGCATTCGGCGGAAACGCCCCCCACGCTCGATCAGGCCATTCATGCCGAAGGCATGGAGCCGGTCGGCACCGTCGCCCATGAAGGCGCGGTTCCCCACACCGATCCCAAGGCGATCGGCATGGACGCCACCGCCTGGGTCAGCCTGGCGATGGCGGTGTTCATCGCTATCCTGCTTGTCAAGAAGGTGCCTGCCCTGATCGGCAAGGCGCTGGACGGCCGGATCGCTCAGATCAAGGAACAACTCGCCGAGGCCTCGAAGCTTCGCGCTGAGGCTGAAGCGCTCAAAGGCGAGTATGAAACCAAGCTGGCGGCCGCCGCCGGTGAAGCGGAAGCGATGCGCAAGGCTGCGGAGCATGAGGCCGAAGGGCTGATCGCCGACGCCAAGATCAACGCCGAAGCCCTGGTCGCCCGTCGCCAGAAGATGGCAGAGGACAAGATCGGGGCCGCGGAGCGTGCTGCGATCGCCGGCATCCGGGCCAAGGCGGTGAGCGCGGCAACTGCCGCCGC
This window encodes:
- a CDS encoding F0F1 ATP synthase subunit B; its protein translation is MAEAAAQHSAETPPTLDQAIHAEGMEPVGTVAHEGAVPHTDPKAIGMDATAWVSLAMAVFIAILLVKKVPALIGKALDGRIAQIKEQLAEASKLRAEAEALKGEYETKLAAAAGEAEAMRKAAEHEAEGLIADAKINAEALVARRQKMAEDKIGAAERAAIAGIRAKAVSAATAAAATLIAQGHDAKADKELVEGAIRNLGTIN
- a CDS encoding ATPase codes for the protein MPQIAQIAETYSSQIFWLLVTFGFVFFVIGLGMVPKVQGTADARDAKISGDLDAAKAAFARADEAEADYRIRDAENRAVAQAVMAKAKAEAAKSSEAKLAAADAEVANRIAAAEGRIQAASDAALGEIETVAADAARDMVARIAGVEASEEAARNAVKAALAHG
- a CDS encoding F0F1 ATP synthase subunit A, encoding MAESGKIDPMHQFAIEPLFGTDHLSLGGFNIAFTNSALYMVLAAVVLWVFVIGGMKRELVPGRWQMAVEYMTGFIKNLLIANIGDKGRKYIPYVFSLFMFILLANLLGMLPLGLFGLHPFTFTSHFTATGVLAIMSFSIVLIVGFAKHGFHFFSLFVPHGTPALMVVPLFFIELVSFMVRPFSLGLRLFVAMTAGHVLLKVLAGFVINSANASPALGLTVGTASFVLMVGISALEMLVAVIQAYVFALLTSVYLNDAENLH
- a CDS encoding AtpZ/AtpI family protein, translated to MAADTPGQDPAGEDSRIASLEERIAKAEHVEKVRQGATEQQADDGSRLGNRVLAELIGGLVGGALIGWVLDRLFGTSPWLLLVFLGLGIVAAFRNIIRLTTAKRPDQ
- a CDS encoding F0F1 ATP synthase subunit C, with the translated sequence MDAEAAKLLGAGLAAIGAGIAALGVGNVFSSFLEGALRNPGAADGQQGRLFIGFAAAELLGLLAFVIAMILVFVA